A single Saccopteryx bilineata isolate mSacBil1 chromosome 11, mSacBil1_pri_phased_curated, whole genome shotgun sequence DNA region contains:
- the LOC136315199 gene encoding methyl-CpG-binding domain protein 1 isoform X2, with the protein MAEEWLDCPALGPGWKRREVFRKSGATCGRSDTYYQSPTGDRIRSKVELTRYLGPACDLTLFDFKQGILCYPAPKAPSLTLPSKKRKKPSKPVKARKCQVGQQRVEVRKEAPGNETKSDANTVSASLPAPGCCENCGISFSGDGIRRQRLKTLCKDCRAQRIAFNREQRMFKRVGCGECAACQVTEDCGACSTCLLQLPHDVASGLFCKCERRRCLRIVEKSRGCGVCRGCQTREDCGHCRVCLRPPRPGLRRQWRCVQRRCLRHLAHRLRRHHQRCQRRPPLAVAPPAGKKHSRRRGGCDAKKVARRRPRAQPLPPLPPSQPPESPELHPRALGPSPPAEFIYYCVDEDELQPYTNRRQNRKCGACAACLRRMDCGHCDFCCDKPKFGGSNQKRQKCRWRQCLQFAMKRLLPSVWAGSEDGAGSPPPYPRRKRAGSTRRPRLGHTLKPPLSTPTARQDHAQTPMKQEAGSGFVLPPPGTDLVFLREGASSPVQVPGPAPASTERVLQEAQCPGLSWVVALPQVKQEKADAQEDWTPGTAILTSPGLLPGCPSKAVDPGLPLVKQEPPDSEEDKEKSKDDSASDSAPEEEAGGAGTPVITEIFSLGGTRLRDTAVWLPSLQGRQSRRQDGSKVREKKKTLAPTKTSWTPRRWPGTHVTLSPPPTSMTWVSCRRNWCSSPQS; encoded by the exons CCCCACAGGAGACAGGATCCGAAGCAAAGTGGAGCTGACCCGATACCTGGGTCCTGCGTGTGACCTCACCCTCTTCGACTTCAAACAAGGCATCCTGTGCTATCCAGCCCCCAAG GCCCCTTCCTTGACTCTCCCCAGCAAGAAGCGGAAGAAACCTTCAAAGCCAGTTAAAGCTCGGAAATGTCAGGTTGGACAGCAAAGGGTTGAGGTCAGAAAGGAGGCCCCAGGGAATGAAACCAAGTCTGATGCTAACACAGTCTCAGCTTCGCTCCCTGCTCCTGG GTGCTGTGAGAACTGTGGAATCAGCTTCTCAGGGGATGGTATCCGAAGGCAGCGGCTCAAGACATTGTGCAAGGACTGCCGAG CGCAGAGAATTGCTTTCAACCGAGAGCAGAGGATGTTTAAG CGTGTGGGCTGTGGAGAGTGTGCGGCTTGCCAGGTAACTGAGGACTGCGGGGCCTGCTCCACCTGCCTTCTGCAGCTGCCCCACGATGTGGCTTCGGGGCTATTCTGCAAATGTGAGCGGAGACGGTGCCTCCGGATTGTGGAAAAG AGCCGAGGGTGTGGAGTGTGCCGGGGCTGTCAAACCCGAGAGGACTGTGGCCATTGCCGAGTCTGCCTTCGCCCTCCCCGCCCTGGTCTCAGGCGCCAGTGGAGGTGCGTCCAGCGGCGCTGCCTACGA CACCTTGCCCATCGCCTGCGTCGCCACCATCAGCGATGTCAACGACGCCCTCCCCTAGCTGTGGCTCCCCCTGCT GGTAAAAAACATAGTCGCCGCAGGGGAGGCTGCGACGCCAAGAAGGTTGCCCGACGGCGTCCCCGAGCCCAGCCATTGCCTCCGCTTCCCCCGTCGCAGCCTCCAGAGTCCCCAGAGCTG CaccccagagccctgggcccCTCGCCACCTGCCGAGTTCATCTATTACTGTGTAGACGAGGACGAGCTA CAGCCTTACACGAACCGCCGGCAGAACCGAAAGTGTGGGGCCTGTGCAGCCTGCCTGAGGCGGATGGACTGTGGCCACTGTGACTTCTGCTGTGACAAGCCCAAGTTCGGAGGCAGCAACCAGAAGCGCCAGAAGTGTCGTTGGCGCCAATGCCTGCAGTTTGCCATG AAGCGCCTGCTGCCAAGTGTCTGGGCAGGATCTGAGGATGGGGCAGGGTCACCCCCACCTTATCCTCGTCGAAAGAGGGCCGGATCAACTCGACGGCCCCGTCTGGGCCATACCCTGAAGCCCCCCTTGAGCACACCCACAGCCCGACAAGACCATGCCCAGACTCCAATGAAGCAGGAAGCAGGCAGTGGCTTCGTGTTGCCCCCACCTGGCACTGACCTTGTGTTCTTACGGGAGGGAGCAAGCAGTCCTGTGCAGGTGCCTGGCCCTGCCCCAGCTTCCACAGAACGCGTGTTACAG GAGGCCCAGTGCCCTGGCCTGAGTTGGGTTGTGGCCTTACCCCAGGTGAAGCAAGAGAAGGCGGATGCCCAGGAAGACTGGACACCAGGCACAGCCATCCTGACTTCTCCTGGATTGCTGCCTGGCTGCCCCAGCAAG GCAGTAGATCCAGGCTTGCCACTTGTGAAGCAAGAGCCACCTGACTCTGAGGAGGACAAGGAGAAGAGCAAGGATGACTCGGCCTCTGATTCCGCtccagaggaggaggcaggaggtgcTGGCACACCTGTG ATCACGGAGATTTTCAGCCTGGGTGGAACCCGCCTCCGGGACACAGCAGTCTGGTTGCCAAG TCTGCAGGGCAGGCAATCGAGAAGGCAAGATGGAAGTAAAGTGCGGGAGAAGAAGAAGACATTGGCGCCCACAAAGACAAGCTGGACCCCCCGCAGATGGCCTGGAACCCATGTCACTCTCTCACCACCTCCAACTTCGATGACGTGGGTGTCCTGCAGAAGAAACTGGTGCTCTTCACCACAGAGTTAA
- the LOC136315199 gene encoding methyl-CpG-binding domain protein 1 isoform X8: MAEEWLDCPALGPGWKRREVFRKSGATCGRSDTYYQSPTGDRIRSKVELTRYLGPACDLTLFDFKQGILCYPAPKAPSLTLPSKKRKKPSKPVKARKCQVGQQRVEVRKEAPGNETKSDANTVSASLPAPGCCENCGISFSGDGIRRQRLKTLCKDCRAQRIAFNREQRMFKRVGCGECAACQVTEDCGACSTCLLQLPHDVASGLFCKCERRRCLRIVEKSRGCGVCRGCQTREDCGHCRVCLRPPRPGLRRQWRCVQRRCLRHLAHRLRRHHQRCQRRPPLAVAPPAGKKHSRRRGGCDAKKVARRRPRAQPLPPLPPSQPPESPELHPRALGPSPPAEFIYYCVDEDELQPYTNRRQNRKCGACAACLRRMDCGHCDFCCDKPKFGGSNQKRQKCRWRQCLQFAMKRLLPSVWAGSEDGAGSPPPYPRRKRAGSTRRPRLGHTLKPPLSTPTARQDHAQTPMKQEAGSGFVLPPPGTDLVFLREGASSPVQVPGPAPASTERVLQVRALPYPALPSPVQPCSRKLGPSLLPPSFTQEAQCPGLSWVVALPQVKQEKADAQEDWTPGTAILTSPGLLPGCPSKAVDPGLPLVKQEPPDSEEDKEKSKDDSASDSAPEEEAGGAGTPVITEIFSLGGTRLRDTAVWLPRSKDLKKPGTRKQ; the protein is encoded by the exons CCCCACAGGAGACAGGATCCGAAGCAAAGTGGAGCTGACCCGATACCTGGGTCCTGCGTGTGACCTCACCCTCTTCGACTTCAAACAAGGCATCCTGTGCTATCCAGCCCCCAAG GCCCCTTCCTTGACTCTCCCCAGCAAGAAGCGGAAGAAACCTTCAAAGCCAGTTAAAGCTCGGAAATGTCAGGTTGGACAGCAAAGGGTTGAGGTCAGAAAGGAGGCCCCAGGGAATGAAACCAAGTCTGATGCTAACACAGTCTCAGCTTCGCTCCCTGCTCCTGG GTGCTGTGAGAACTGTGGAATCAGCTTCTCAGGGGATGGTATCCGAAGGCAGCGGCTCAAGACATTGTGCAAGGACTGCCGAG CGCAGAGAATTGCTTTCAACCGAGAGCAGAGGATGTTTAAG CGTGTGGGCTGTGGAGAGTGTGCGGCTTGCCAGGTAACTGAGGACTGCGGGGCCTGCTCCACCTGCCTTCTGCAGCTGCCCCACGATGTGGCTTCGGGGCTATTCTGCAAATGTGAGCGGAGACGGTGCCTCCGGATTGTGGAAAAG AGCCGAGGGTGTGGAGTGTGCCGGGGCTGTCAAACCCGAGAGGACTGTGGCCATTGCCGAGTCTGCCTTCGCCCTCCCCGCCCTGGTCTCAGGCGCCAGTGGAGGTGCGTCCAGCGGCGCTGCCTACGA CACCTTGCCCATCGCCTGCGTCGCCACCATCAGCGATGTCAACGACGCCCTCCCCTAGCTGTGGCTCCCCCTGCT GGTAAAAAACATAGTCGCCGCAGGGGAGGCTGCGACGCCAAGAAGGTTGCCCGACGGCGTCCCCGAGCCCAGCCATTGCCTCCGCTTCCCCCGTCGCAGCCTCCAGAGTCCCCAGAGCTG CaccccagagccctgggcccCTCGCCACCTGCCGAGTTCATCTATTACTGTGTAGACGAGGACGAGCTA CAGCCTTACACGAACCGCCGGCAGAACCGAAAGTGTGGGGCCTGTGCAGCCTGCCTGAGGCGGATGGACTGTGGCCACTGTGACTTCTGCTGTGACAAGCCCAAGTTCGGAGGCAGCAACCAGAAGCGCCAGAAGTGTCGTTGGCGCCAATGCCTGCAGTTTGCCATG AAGCGCCTGCTGCCAAGTGTCTGGGCAGGATCTGAGGATGGGGCAGGGTCACCCCCACCTTATCCTCGTCGAAAGAGGGCCGGATCAACTCGACGGCCCCGTCTGGGCCATACCCTGAAGCCCCCCTTGAGCACACCCACAGCCCGACAAGACCATGCCCAGACTCCAATGAAGCAGGAAGCAGGCAGTGGCTTCGTGTTGCCCCCACCTGGCACTGACCTTGTGTTCTTACGGGAGGGAGCAAGCAGTCCTGTGCAGGTGCCTGGCCCTGCCCCAGCTTCCACAGAACGCGTGTTACAGGTGAGGGCCCTGCCTTATCCTGCCCTTCCCAGCCCTGTCCAGCCTTGTTCCAGGAAGCTGGGACCAAGTCTGCTGCCACCCTCCTTCACACAGGAGGCCCAGTGCCCTGGCCTGAGTTGGGTTGTGGCCTTACCCCAGGTGAAGCAAGAGAAGGCGGATGCCCAGGAAGACTGGACACCAGGCACAGCCATCCTGACTTCTCCTGGATTGCTGCCTGGCTGCCCCAGCAAG GCAGTAGATCCAGGCTTGCCACTTGTGAAGCAAGAGCCACCTGACTCTGAGGAGGACAAGGAGAAGAGCAAGGATGACTCGGCCTCTGATTCCGCtccagaggaggaggcaggaggtgcTGGCACACCTGTG ATCACGGAGATTTTCAGCCTGGGTGGAACCCGCCTCCGGGACACAGCAGTCTGGTTGCCAAG GTCTAAGGACCTTAAAAAACCTGGAACTAGAAAGCAGTAG
- the LOC136315199 gene encoding methyl-CpG-binding domain protein 1 isoform X15, with protein MAEEWLDCPALGPGWKRREVFRKSGATCGRSDTYYQSPTGDRIRSKVELTRYLGPACDLTLFDFKQGILCYPAPKAPSLTLPSKKRKKPSKPVKARKCQVGQQRVEVRKEAPGNETKSDANTVSASLPAPGCCENCGISFSGDGIRRQRLKTLCKDCRAQRIAFNREQRMFKRVGCGECAACQVTEDCGACSTCLLQLPHDVASGLFCKCERRRCLRIVEKHLAHRLRRHHQRCQRRPPLAVAPPAGKKHSRRRGGCDAKKVARRRPRAQPLPPLPPSQPPESPELHPRALGPSPPAEFIYYCVDEDELQPYTNRRQNRKCGACAACLRRMDCGHCDFCCDKPKFGGSNQKRQKCRWRQCLQFAMKRLLPSVWAGSEDGAGSPPPYPRRKRAGSTRRPRLGHTLKPPLSTPTARQDHAQTPMKQEAGSGFVLPPPGTDLVFLREGASSPVQVPGPAPASTERVLQEAQCPGLSWVVALPQVKQEKADAQEDWTPGTAILTSPGLLPGCPSKAVDPGLPLVKQEPPDSEEDKEKSKDDSASDSAPEEEAGGAGTPVITEIFSLGGTRLRDTAVWLPSLQGRQSRRQDGSKVREKKKTLAPTKTSWTPRRWPGTHVTLSPPPTSMTWVSCRRNWCSSPQS; from the exons CCCCACAGGAGACAGGATCCGAAGCAAAGTGGAGCTGACCCGATACCTGGGTCCTGCGTGTGACCTCACCCTCTTCGACTTCAAACAAGGCATCCTGTGCTATCCAGCCCCCAAG GCCCCTTCCTTGACTCTCCCCAGCAAGAAGCGGAAGAAACCTTCAAAGCCAGTTAAAGCTCGGAAATGTCAGGTTGGACAGCAAAGGGTTGAGGTCAGAAAGGAGGCCCCAGGGAATGAAACCAAGTCTGATGCTAACACAGTCTCAGCTTCGCTCCCTGCTCCTGG GTGCTGTGAGAACTGTGGAATCAGCTTCTCAGGGGATGGTATCCGAAGGCAGCGGCTCAAGACATTGTGCAAGGACTGCCGAG CGCAGAGAATTGCTTTCAACCGAGAGCAGAGGATGTTTAAG CGTGTGGGCTGTGGAGAGTGTGCGGCTTGCCAGGTAACTGAGGACTGCGGGGCCTGCTCCACCTGCCTTCTGCAGCTGCCCCACGATGTGGCTTCGGGGCTATTCTGCAAATGTGAGCGGAGACGGTGCCTCCGGATTGTGGAAAAG CACCTTGCCCATCGCCTGCGTCGCCACCATCAGCGATGTCAACGACGCCCTCCCCTAGCTGTGGCTCCCCCTGCT GGTAAAAAACATAGTCGCCGCAGGGGAGGCTGCGACGCCAAGAAGGTTGCCCGACGGCGTCCCCGAGCCCAGCCATTGCCTCCGCTTCCCCCGTCGCAGCCTCCAGAGTCCCCAGAGCTG CaccccagagccctgggcccCTCGCCACCTGCCGAGTTCATCTATTACTGTGTAGACGAGGACGAGCTA CAGCCTTACACGAACCGCCGGCAGAACCGAAAGTGTGGGGCCTGTGCAGCCTGCCTGAGGCGGATGGACTGTGGCCACTGTGACTTCTGCTGTGACAAGCCCAAGTTCGGAGGCAGCAACCAGAAGCGCCAGAAGTGTCGTTGGCGCCAATGCCTGCAGTTTGCCATG AAGCGCCTGCTGCCAAGTGTCTGGGCAGGATCTGAGGATGGGGCAGGGTCACCCCCACCTTATCCTCGTCGAAAGAGGGCCGGATCAACTCGACGGCCCCGTCTGGGCCATACCCTGAAGCCCCCCTTGAGCACACCCACAGCCCGACAAGACCATGCCCAGACTCCAATGAAGCAGGAAGCAGGCAGTGGCTTCGTGTTGCCCCCACCTGGCACTGACCTTGTGTTCTTACGGGAGGGAGCAAGCAGTCCTGTGCAGGTGCCTGGCCCTGCCCCAGCTTCCACAGAACGCGTGTTACAG GAGGCCCAGTGCCCTGGCCTGAGTTGGGTTGTGGCCTTACCCCAGGTGAAGCAAGAGAAGGCGGATGCCCAGGAAGACTGGACACCAGGCACAGCCATCCTGACTTCTCCTGGATTGCTGCCTGGCTGCCCCAGCAAG GCAGTAGATCCAGGCTTGCCACTTGTGAAGCAAGAGCCACCTGACTCTGAGGAGGACAAGGAGAAGAGCAAGGATGACTCGGCCTCTGATTCCGCtccagaggaggaggcaggaggtgcTGGCACACCTGTG ATCACGGAGATTTTCAGCCTGGGTGGAACCCGCCTCCGGGACACAGCAGTCTGGTTGCCAAG TCTGCAGGGCAGGCAATCGAGAAGGCAAGATGGAAGTAAAGTGCGGGAGAAGAAGAAGACATTGGCGCCCACAAAGACAAGCTGGACCCCCCGCAGATGGCCTGGAACCCATGTCACTCTCTCACCACCTCCAACTTCGATGACGTGGGTGTCCTGCAGAAGAAACTGGTGCTCTTCACCACAGAGTTAA
- the LOC136315199 gene encoding methyl-CpG-binding domain protein 1 isoform X29 produces the protein MAEEWLDCPALGPGWKRREVFRKSGATCGRSDTYYQSPTGDRIRSKVELTRYLGPACDLTLFDFKQGILCYPAPKAPSLTLPSKKRKKPSKPVKARKCQVGQQRVEVRKEAPGNETKSDANTVSASLPAPGCCENCGISFSGDGIRRQRLKTLCKDCRAQRIAFNREQRMFKRVGCGECAACQVTEDCGACSTCLLQLPHDVASGLFCKCERRRCLRIVEKGKKHSRRRGGCDAKKVARRRPRAQPLPPLPPSQPPESPELHPRALGPSPPAEFIYYCVDEDELQPYTNRRQNRKCGACAACLRRMDCGHCDFCCDKPKFGGSNQKRQKCRWRQCLQFAMKRLLPSVWAGSEDGAGSPPPYPRRKRAGSTRRPRLGHTLKPPLSTPTARQDHAQTPMKQEAGSGFVLPPPGTDLVFLREGASSPVQVPGPAPASTERVLQEAQCPGLSWVVALPQVKQEKADAQEDWTPGTAILTSPGLLPGCPSKAVDPGLPLVKQEPPDSEEDKEKSKDDSASDSAPEEEAGGAGTPVITEIFSLGGTRLRDTAVWLPSLQGRQSRRQDGSKVREKKKTLAPTKTSWTPRRWPGTHVTLSPPPTSMTWVSCRRNWCSSPQS, from the exons CCCCACAGGAGACAGGATCCGAAGCAAAGTGGAGCTGACCCGATACCTGGGTCCTGCGTGTGACCTCACCCTCTTCGACTTCAAACAAGGCATCCTGTGCTATCCAGCCCCCAAG GCCCCTTCCTTGACTCTCCCCAGCAAGAAGCGGAAGAAACCTTCAAAGCCAGTTAAAGCTCGGAAATGTCAGGTTGGACAGCAAAGGGTTGAGGTCAGAAAGGAGGCCCCAGGGAATGAAACCAAGTCTGATGCTAACACAGTCTCAGCTTCGCTCCCTGCTCCTGG GTGCTGTGAGAACTGTGGAATCAGCTTCTCAGGGGATGGTATCCGAAGGCAGCGGCTCAAGACATTGTGCAAGGACTGCCGAG CGCAGAGAATTGCTTTCAACCGAGAGCAGAGGATGTTTAAG CGTGTGGGCTGTGGAGAGTGTGCGGCTTGCCAGGTAACTGAGGACTGCGGGGCCTGCTCCACCTGCCTTCTGCAGCTGCCCCACGATGTGGCTTCGGGGCTATTCTGCAAATGTGAGCGGAGACGGTGCCTCCGGATTGTGGAAAAG GGTAAAAAACATAGTCGCCGCAGGGGAGGCTGCGACGCCAAGAAGGTTGCCCGACGGCGTCCCCGAGCCCAGCCATTGCCTCCGCTTCCCCCGTCGCAGCCTCCAGAGTCCCCAGAGCTG CaccccagagccctgggcccCTCGCCACCTGCCGAGTTCATCTATTACTGTGTAGACGAGGACGAGCTA CAGCCTTACACGAACCGCCGGCAGAACCGAAAGTGTGGGGCCTGTGCAGCCTGCCTGAGGCGGATGGACTGTGGCCACTGTGACTTCTGCTGTGACAAGCCCAAGTTCGGAGGCAGCAACCAGAAGCGCCAGAAGTGTCGTTGGCGCCAATGCCTGCAGTTTGCCATG AAGCGCCTGCTGCCAAGTGTCTGGGCAGGATCTGAGGATGGGGCAGGGTCACCCCCACCTTATCCTCGTCGAAAGAGGGCCGGATCAACTCGACGGCCCCGTCTGGGCCATACCCTGAAGCCCCCCTTGAGCACACCCACAGCCCGACAAGACCATGCCCAGACTCCAATGAAGCAGGAAGCAGGCAGTGGCTTCGTGTTGCCCCCACCTGGCACTGACCTTGTGTTCTTACGGGAGGGAGCAAGCAGTCCTGTGCAGGTGCCTGGCCCTGCCCCAGCTTCCACAGAACGCGTGTTACAG GAGGCCCAGTGCCCTGGCCTGAGTTGGGTTGTGGCCTTACCCCAGGTGAAGCAAGAGAAGGCGGATGCCCAGGAAGACTGGACACCAGGCACAGCCATCCTGACTTCTCCTGGATTGCTGCCTGGCTGCCCCAGCAAG GCAGTAGATCCAGGCTTGCCACTTGTGAAGCAAGAGCCACCTGACTCTGAGGAGGACAAGGAGAAGAGCAAGGATGACTCGGCCTCTGATTCCGCtccagaggaggaggcaggaggtgcTGGCACACCTGTG ATCACGGAGATTTTCAGCCTGGGTGGAACCCGCCTCCGGGACACAGCAGTCTGGTTGCCAAG TCTGCAGGGCAGGCAATCGAGAAGGCAAGATGGAAGTAAAGTGCGGGAGAAGAAGAAGACATTGGCGCCCACAAAGACAAGCTGGACCCCCCGCAGATGGCCTGGAACCCATGTCACTCTCTCACCACCTCCAACTTCGATGACGTGGGTGTCCTGCAGAAGAAACTGGTGCTCTTCACCACAGAGTTAA
- the LOC136315199 gene encoding methyl-CpG-binding domain protein 1 isoform X13, whose amino-acid sequence MAEEWLDCPALGPGWKRREVFRKSGATCGRSDTYYQSPTGDRIRSKVELTRYLGPACDLTLFDFKQGILCYPAPKAPSLTLPSKKRKKPSKPVKARKCQVGQQRVEVRKEAPGNETKSDANTVSASLPAPGCCENCGISFSGDGIRRQRLKTLCKDCRAQRIAFNREQRMFKRVGCGECAACQVTEDCGACSTCLLQLPHDVASGLFCKCERRRCLRIVEKSRGCGVCRGCQTREDCGHCRVCLRPPRPGLRRQWRCVQRRCLRGKKHSRRRGGCDAKKVARRRPRAQPLPPLPPSQPPESPELHPRALGPSPPAEFIYYCVDEDELQPYTNRRQNRKCGACAACLRRMDCGHCDFCCDKPKFGGSNQKRQKCRWRQCLQFAMKRLLPSVWAGSEDGAGSPPPYPRRKRAGSTRRPRLGHTLKPPLSTPTARQDHAQTPMKQEAGSGFVLPPPGTDLVFLREGASSPVQVPGPAPASTERVLQVKQEKADAQEDWTPGTAILTSPGLLPGCPSKAVDPGLPLVKQEPPDSEEDKEKSKDDSASDSAPEEEAGGAGTPVITEIFSLGGTRLRDTAVWLPSLQGRQSRRQDGSKVREKKKTLAPTKTSWTPRRWPGTHVTLSPPPTSMTWVSCRRNWCSSPQS is encoded by the exons CCCCACAGGAGACAGGATCCGAAGCAAAGTGGAGCTGACCCGATACCTGGGTCCTGCGTGTGACCTCACCCTCTTCGACTTCAAACAAGGCATCCTGTGCTATCCAGCCCCCAAG GCCCCTTCCTTGACTCTCCCCAGCAAGAAGCGGAAGAAACCTTCAAAGCCAGTTAAAGCTCGGAAATGTCAGGTTGGACAGCAAAGGGTTGAGGTCAGAAAGGAGGCCCCAGGGAATGAAACCAAGTCTGATGCTAACACAGTCTCAGCTTCGCTCCCTGCTCCTGG GTGCTGTGAGAACTGTGGAATCAGCTTCTCAGGGGATGGTATCCGAAGGCAGCGGCTCAAGACATTGTGCAAGGACTGCCGAG CGCAGAGAATTGCTTTCAACCGAGAGCAGAGGATGTTTAAG CGTGTGGGCTGTGGAGAGTGTGCGGCTTGCCAGGTAACTGAGGACTGCGGGGCCTGCTCCACCTGCCTTCTGCAGCTGCCCCACGATGTGGCTTCGGGGCTATTCTGCAAATGTGAGCGGAGACGGTGCCTCCGGATTGTGGAAAAG AGCCGAGGGTGTGGAGTGTGCCGGGGCTGTCAAACCCGAGAGGACTGTGGCCATTGCCGAGTCTGCCTTCGCCCTCCCCGCCCTGGTCTCAGGCGCCAGTGGAGGTGCGTCCAGCGGCGCTGCCTACGA GGTAAAAAACATAGTCGCCGCAGGGGAGGCTGCGACGCCAAGAAGGTTGCCCGACGGCGTCCCCGAGCCCAGCCATTGCCTCCGCTTCCCCCGTCGCAGCCTCCAGAGTCCCCAGAGCTG CaccccagagccctgggcccCTCGCCACCTGCCGAGTTCATCTATTACTGTGTAGACGAGGACGAGCTA CAGCCTTACACGAACCGCCGGCAGAACCGAAAGTGTGGGGCCTGTGCAGCCTGCCTGAGGCGGATGGACTGTGGCCACTGTGACTTCTGCTGTGACAAGCCCAAGTTCGGAGGCAGCAACCAGAAGCGCCAGAAGTGTCGTTGGCGCCAATGCCTGCAGTTTGCCATG AAGCGCCTGCTGCCAAGTGTCTGGGCAGGATCTGAGGATGGGGCAGGGTCACCCCCACCTTATCCTCGTCGAAAGAGGGCCGGATCAACTCGACGGCCCCGTCTGGGCCATACCCTGAAGCCCCCCTTGAGCACACCCACAGCCCGACAAGACCATGCCCAGACTCCAATGAAGCAGGAAGCAGGCAGTGGCTTCGTGTTGCCCCCACCTGGCACTGACCTTGTGTTCTTACGGGAGGGAGCAAGCAGTCCTGTGCAGGTGCCTGGCCCTGCCCCAGCTTCCACAGAACGCGTGTTACAG GTGAAGCAAGAGAAGGCGGATGCCCAGGAAGACTGGACACCAGGCACAGCCATCCTGACTTCTCCTGGATTGCTGCCTGGCTGCCCCAGCAAG GCAGTAGATCCAGGCTTGCCACTTGTGAAGCAAGAGCCACCTGACTCTGAGGAGGACAAGGAGAAGAGCAAGGATGACTCGGCCTCTGATTCCGCtccagaggaggaggcaggaggtgcTGGCACACCTGTG ATCACGGAGATTTTCAGCCTGGGTGGAACCCGCCTCCGGGACACAGCAGTCTGGTTGCCAAG TCTGCAGGGCAGGCAATCGAGAAGGCAAGATGGAAGTAAAGTGCGGGAGAAGAAGAAGACATTGGCGCCCACAAAGACAAGCTGGACCCCCCGCAGATGGCCTGGAACCCATGTCACTCTCTCACCACCTCCAACTTCGATGACGTGGGTGTCCTGCAGAAGAAACTGGTGCTCTTCACCACAGAGTTAA